The following proteins come from a genomic window of Mariniflexile sp. TRM1-10:
- a CDS encoding HTTM domain-containing protein encodes MDFNLKTYLSTKTDAAPLAVFRMLFGMMMLFSIIRFWANGWIETLYIKPKFHFPYYGFEWVKPLGEATYLIFIICGISALLVTLGFKYRLAIIVFFLSFTYIELMDKATYLNHYYCISLLSFLMIFLPANAYFSVDNLFKRTSYKSVPKWTIDSVKLLLGIVYFYAGLAKINSDWLLKAMPLKIWLPSKYDLPFIGENLMQQEWFHYAMSWSGMLYDLSIPFLLVYKRTRWVAFALVVFFHVFTRILFPIGMFPFIMIVSTLIFFDAKFHQKIISILKGILKPFTRAYRIDYKEAFSFRKQHIVLPVLAVFFAIQVVFPFRYLLYPGELFWTEEGYRFSWRVMLMEKMGYTTFTIKDAKTGKAFVVRNSDFLTSFQEKQMSFQPDFILDYAHYLGDHFTSQGHKNVQVFAESYVALNGRLSQPFIDKTVDLYKEKESFQHKTWVLPFKDDIKGF; translated from the coding sequence ATGGATTTCAATCTCAAAACATACCTAAGTACAAAAACAGATGCAGCACCATTAGCTGTATTTCGTATGTTGTTTGGCATGATGATGTTGTTTAGCATCATTCGTTTTTGGGCTAATGGTTGGATTGAAACCTTATACATCAAACCTAAATTCCATTTTCCGTATTACGGTTTCGAATGGGTGAAACCTTTGGGAGAAGCCACCTATCTTATTTTTATAATTTGTGGGATTTCAGCCTTACTGGTCACTTTAGGTTTTAAATACAGACTAGCGATCATCGTTTTTTTTCTGAGTTTTACTTACATCGAACTCATGGATAAAGCCACGTATTTAAATCATTATTACTGTATAAGCCTCTTAAGTTTTTTAATGATTTTTTTACCGGCCAATGCCTATTTTTCAGTTGATAATCTGTTTAAAAGAACATCTTATAAAAGCGTTCCCAAATGGACTATAGACAGTGTAAAACTCCTTTTGGGCATTGTCTATTTTTATGCGGGTTTAGCTAAAATTAATTCCGATTGGTTATTAAAAGCCATGCCATTAAAAATATGGTTGCCATCTAAATACGATTTGCCTTTTATTGGTGAAAACCTCATGCAACAGGAATGGTTTCATTATGCCATGAGTTGGAGTGGGATGTTATACGATTTATCCATTCCGTTTTTACTAGTGTACAAAAGAACCCGATGGGTGGCGTTTGCCCTAGTCGTGTTTTTCCATGTGTTTACCCGAATACTGTTCCCAATAGGCATGTTTCCTTTTATCATGATTGTCTCGACACTTATTTTCTTTGATGCCAAGTTCCATCAAAAAATCATTTCAATTTTAAAAGGCATCCTCAAACCGTTCACAAGAGCATATAGAATAGATTATAAAGAAGCTTTTAGTTTCAGAAAACAACATATAGTATTACCTGTTTTAGCTGTGTTTTTTGCCATTCAAGTCGTATTTCCATTTCGCTACCTGTTATACCCTGGTGAGTTGTTTTGGACCGAAGAAGGGTATCGGTTTTCGTGGCGCGTCATGCTCATGGAAAAAATGGGTTATACCACCTTCACTATTAAGGATGCCAAAACAGGAAAAGCATTTGTAGTTAGAAATTCCGATTTTTTGACGTCATTTCAAGAAAAGCAGATGAGCTTTCAACCTGATTTTATATTGGATTACGCCCATTATTTAGGCGACCATTTTACATCACAAGGGCATAAAAACGTCCAAGTATTTGCTGAGAGTTATGTGGCATTAAACGGGCGGTTAAGTCAGCCATTTATCGATAAAACTGTCGATTTATATAAAGAAAAAGAATCATTCCAACATAAAACATGGGTTTTACCATTTAAAGAT